The proteins below come from a single Pseudomonas putida genomic window:
- the aph(3'')-Ib gene encoding aminoglycoside O-phosphotransferase APH(3'')-Ib produces the protein MNRTNIFFGESHSDWLPVRGGESGDFVFRRGDGHAFAKIAPASRRGELAGERDRLIWLKGRGVACPEVINWQEEQEGACLVITAIPGVPAADLSGADLLKAWPSMGQQLGAVHSLSVDQCPFERRLSRMFGRAVDVVSRNAVNPDFLPDEDKSTPQLDLLARVERELPVRLDQERTDMVVCHGDPCMPNFMVDPKTLQCTGLIDLGRLGTADRYADLALMIANAEENWAAPDEAERAFAVLFNVLGIEAPDRERLAFYLRLDPLTWG, from the coding sequence TTGAATCGAACTAATATTTTTTTTGGTGAATCGCATTCTGACTGGTTGCCTGTCAGAGGCGGAGAATCTGGTGATTTTGTTTTTCGACGTGGTGACGGGCATGCCTTCGCGAAAATCGCACCTGCTTCCCGCCGCGGTGAGCTCGCTGGAGAGCGTGACCGCCTCATTTGGCTCAAAGGTCGAGGTGTGGCTTGCCCCGAGGTGATCAACTGGCAGGAGGAACAGGAGGGTGCATGCTTGGTGATAACGGCAATTCCGGGAGTACCGGCGGCTGATCTGTCTGGAGCGGATTTGCTCAAAGCGTGGCCGTCAATGGGGCAGCAACTTGGCGCTGTTCACAGCCTATCGGTTGATCAATGTCCGTTTGAGCGCAGGCTGTCGCGAATGTTCGGACGCGCCGTTGATGTGGTGTCCCGCAATGCCGTCAATCCCGACTTCTTACCGGACGAGGACAAGAGTACGCCGCAGCTCGATCTTTTGGCTCGTGTCGAACGAGAGCTACCGGTGCGGCTCGACCAAGAGCGCACCGATATGGTTGTTTGCCATGGTGATCCCTGCATGCCGAACTTCATGGTGGACCCTAAAACTCTTCAATGCACGGGTCTGATCGACCTTGGGCGGCTCGGAACAGCAGATCGCTATGCCGATTTGGCACTCATGATTGCTAACGCCGAAGAGAACTGGGCAGCGCCAGATGAAGCAGAGCGCGCCTTCGCTGTCCTATTCAATGTATTGGGGATCGAAGCCCCCGACCGCGAACGCCTTGCCTTCTATCTGCGATTGGACCCTCTGACTTGGGGTTGA
- a CDS encoding IS6-like element IS26 family transposase, protein MNPFKGRHFQRDIILWAVRWYCKYGISYRELQEMLAERGVNVDHSTIYRWVQRYAPEMEKRLRWYWRNPSDLCPWHMDETYVKVNGRWAYLYRAVDSRGRTVDFYLSSRRNSKAAYRFLGKILNNVKKWQIPRFINTDKAPAYGRALALLKREGRCPSDVEHRQIKYRNNVIECDHGKLKRIIGATLGFKSMKTAYATIKGIEVMRALRKGQASAFYYGDPLGEMRLVSRVFEM, encoded by the coding sequence ATGAACCCATTCAAAGGCCGGCATTTTCAGCGTGACATCATTCTGTGGGCCGTACGCTGGTACTGCAAATACGGCATCAGTTACCGTGAGCTGCAGGAGATGCTGGCTGAACGCGGAGTGAATGTCGATCACTCCACGATTTACCGCTGGGTTCAGCGTTATGCGCCTGAAATGGAAAAACGGCTGCGCTGGTACTGGCGTAACCCTTCCGATCTTTGCCCGTGGCACATGGATGAAACCTACGTGAAGGTCAATGGCCGCTGGGCGTATCTGTACCGGGCCGTCGACAGCCGGGGCCGCACTGTCGATTTTTATCTCTCCTCCCGTCGTAACAGCAAAGCTGCATACCGGTTTCTGGGTAAAATCCTCAACAACGTGAAGAAGTGGCAGATCCCGCGATTCATCAACACGGATAAAGCGCCCGCCTATGGTCGCGCGCTTGCTCTGCTCAAACGCGAAGGCCGGTGCCCGTCTGACGTTGAACACCGACAGATTAAGTACCGGAACAACGTGATTGAATGCGATCATGGCAAACTGAAACGGATAATCGGCGCCACGCTGGGATTTAAATCCATGAAGACGGCTTACGCCACCATCAAAGGTATTGAGGTGATGCGTGCACTACGCAAAGGCCAGGCCTCAGCATTTTATTATGGTGATCCCCTGGGCGAAATGCGCCTGGTAAGCAGAGTTTTTGAAATGTAA
- the sul2 gene encoding sulfonamide-resistant dihydropteroate synthase Sul2, translating into MNKSLIIFGIVNITSDSFSDGGRYLAPDAAIAQARKLMAEGADVIDLGPASSNPDAAPVSSDTEIERIAPVLDALKADGIPVSLDSYQPATQAYALSRGVAYLNDIRGFPDAAFYPQLAKSSAKLVVMHSVQDGQADRREAPAGDIMDHIAAFFDARIAALTGAGIKRNRLVLDPGMGFFLGAAPETSLSVLARFDELRLRFDLPVLLSVSRKSFLRALTGRGPGDVGAATLAAELAAAAGGADFIRTHEPRPLRDGLAVLAALKETARIR; encoded by the coding sequence ATGAATAAATCGCTCATCATTTTCGGCATCGTCAACATAACCTCGGACAGTTTCTCCGATGGAGGCCGGTATCTGGCGCCAGACGCAGCCATTGCGCAGGCGCGTAAGCTGATGGCCGAGGGGGCAGATGTGATCGACCTCGGTCCGGCATCCAGCAACCCCGACGCCGCGCCTGTTTCGTCCGACACAGAAATCGAGCGTATCGCGCCGGTGCTGGACGCGCTCAAGGCAGATGGCATTCCCGTCTCGCTCGACAGTTATCAACCCGCGACGCAAGCCTATGCCTTGTCGCGTGGTGTGGCCTATCTCAATGATATTCGCGGTTTTCCAGACGCTGCGTTCTATCCGCAATTGGCGAAATCATCTGCCAAACTCGTCGTTATGCATTCGGTGCAAGACGGGCAGGCAGATCGGCGCGAGGCACCCGCTGGCGACATCATGGATCACATTGCGGCGTTCTTTGACGCGCGCATCGCGGCGCTGACGGGTGCCGGTATCAAACGCAACCGCCTTGTCCTTGATCCCGGCATGGGGTTTTTTCTGGGGGCTGCTCCCGAAACCTCGCTCTCGGTGCTGGCGCGGTTCGATGAATTGCGGCTGCGCTTCGATTTGCCGGTGCTTCTGTCTGTTTCGCGCAAATCCTTTCTGCGCGCGCTCACAGGCCGTGGTCCGGGGGATGTCGGGGCCGCGACACTCGCTGCAGAGCTTGCCGCCGCCGCAGGTGGAGCTGACTTCATCCGCACACACGAGCCGCGCCCCTTGCGCGACGGGCTGGCGGTATTGGCGGCGCTAAAAGAAACCGCAAGAATTCGTTAA
- the repC gene encoding replication protein C, IncQ-type, with protein MVKPKNKHSLSHVRHDPAHCLAPGLFRALKRGERKRSKLDVTYDYGDGKRIEFSGPEPLGADDLRILQGLVAMAGPNGLVLGPEPKTEGGRQLRLFLEPKWEAVTADAMVVKGSYRALAKEIGAEVDSGGALKHIQDCIERLWKVSIIAQNGRKRQGFRLLSEYASDEADGRLYVALNPLIAQAVMGGGQHVRISMDEVRALDSETARLLHQRLCGWIDPGKTGKASIDTLCGYVWPSEASGSTMRKRRQRVREALPELVALGWTVTEFAAGKYDITRPKAAG; from the coding sequence GTGGTGAAGCCTAAGAACAAGCACAGCCTCAGCCACGTCCGGCACGACCCGGCGCACTGTCTGGCCCCCGGCCTGTTCCGTGCCCTCAAGCGGGGCGAGCGCAAGCGCAGCAAGCTGGACGTGACGTATGACTACGGCGACGGCAAGCGGATCGAGTTCAGCGGCCCGGAGCCGCTGGGCGCTGATGATCTGCGCATCCTGCAAGGGCTGGTGGCCATGGCTGGGCCTAATGGCCTAGTGCTTGGCCCGGAACCCAAGACCGAAGGCGGACGGCAGCTCCGGCTGTTCCTGGAACCCAAGTGGGAGGCCGTCACCGCTGATGCCATGGTGGTCAAAGGTAGCTATCGGGCGCTGGCAAAGGAAATCGGGGCAGAGGTCGATAGTGGTGGGGCGCTCAAGCACATACAGGACTGCATCGAGCGCCTTTGGAAGGTATCCATCATCGCCCAGAATGGCCGCAAGCGGCAGGGGTTTCGGCTGCTGTCGGAGTACGCCAGCGACGAGGCGGACGGGCGCCTGTACGTGGCCCTGAACCCCTTGATCGCGCAGGCCGTCATGGGTGGCGGCCAGCATGTGCGCATCAGCATGGACGAGGTGCGGGCGCTGGACAGCGAAACCGCCCGCCTGCTGCACCAGCGGCTGTGTGGCTGGATCGACCCCGGCAAAACCGGCAAGGCTTCCATAGATACCTTGTGCGGCTATGTCTGGCCGTCAGAGGCCAGTGGTTCGACCATGCGCAAGCGCCGCCAGCGGGTGCGCGAGGCGTTGCCGGAGCTGGTCGCGCTGGGCTGGACGGTAACCGAGTTCGCGGCGGGCAAGTACGACATCACCCGGCCCAAGGCGGCAGGCTGA
- a CDS encoding aminoglycoside O-phosphotransferase APH(6)-Id, whose product MFMPPVFPAHWHVSQPVLIADTFSSLVWKVSLPDGTPAIVKGLKPIEDIADELRGADYLVWRNGRGAVRLLGRENNLMLLEYAGERMLSHIVAEHGDYQATEIAAELMAKLYAASEEPLPSALLPIRDRFAALFQRARDDQNAGCQTDYVHAAIIADQMMSNASELRGLHGDLHHENIMFSSRGWLVIDPVGLVGEVGFGAANMFYDPADRDDLCLDPRRIAQMADAFSRALDVDPRRLLDQAYAYGCLSAAWNADGEEEQRDLAIAAAIKQVRQTSY is encoded by the coding sequence ATGTTCATGCCGCCTGTTTTTCCTGCTCATTGGCACGTTTCGCAACCTGTTCTCATTGCGGACACCTTTTCCAGCCTCGTTTGGAAAGTTTCATTGCCAGACGGGACTCCTGCAATCGTCAAGGGATTGAAACCTATAGAAGACATTGCTGATGAACTGCGCGGGGCCGACTATCTGGTATGGCGCAATGGGAGGGGAGCAGTCCGGTTGCTCGGTCGTGAGAACAATCTGATGTTGCTCGAATATGCCGGGGAGCGAATGCTCTCTCACATCGTTGCCGAGCACGGCGACTACCAGGCGACCGAAATTGCAGCGGAACTAATGGCGAAGCTGTATGCCGCATCTGAGGAACCCCTGCCTTCTGCCCTTCTCCCGATCCGGGATCGCTTTGCAGCTTTGTTTCAGCGGGCGCGCGATGATCAAAACGCAGGTTGTCAAACTGACTACGTCCACGCGGCGATTATAGCCGATCAAATGATGAGCAATGCCTCGGAACTGCGTGGGCTACATGGCGATCTGCATCATGAAAACATCATGTTCTCCAGTCGCGGCTGGCTGGTGATAGATCCCGTCGGTCTGGTCGGTGAAGTGGGCTTTGGCGCCGCCAATATGTTCTACGATCCGGCTGACAGAGACGACCTTTGTCTCGATCCTAGACGCATTGCACAGATGGCGGACGCATTCTCTCGTGCGCTGGACGTCGATCCGCGTCGCCTGCTCGACCAGGCGTACGCTTATGGGTGCCTTTCCGCAGCTTGGAACGCGGATGGAGAAGAGGAGCAACGCGATCTAGCTATCGCGGCCGCGATCAAGCAGGTGCGACAGACGTCATACTAG
- a CDS encoding recombinase family protein, whose amino-acid sequence MLVGYMRVSSDSDRQSTDLQRDALLAAGVDPRHLFEDRASGAKDDRAGLARALEFVRAGDVLVVWKLDRLGRSLSHLLAIVTSLKDKRVAFRSLTENLDTTTPSGEFLFQVFGALAQYERALIQERVVAGLAAARKRGRIGGRPQAITGEKLDAIVAALDGGMSKAAVCRNFNVKRTTLIETLTRAGWRGAGRTVDEQQE is encoded by the coding sequence ATGTTGGTTGGCTACATGCGCGTGTCGTCGGACTCCGACCGCCAGAGCACGGACTTGCAGCGCGACGCGCTGCTCGCCGCCGGCGTCGATCCGCGTCACCTGTTTGAGGATCGTGCCTCTGGCGCGAAGGATGACCGTGCCGGCTTGGCGCGGGCGCTTGAGTTCGTTCGAGCCGGCGATGTGCTGGTGGTGTGGAAACTCGACCGGCTCGGTCGCTCGCTGTCGCACCTGCTCGCCATTGTGACTTCGCTCAAGGACAAGCGGGTGGCGTTCCGCTCGCTGACAGAGAACCTGGACACTACGACGCCCTCGGGCGAATTCCTGTTCCAGGTGTTCGGTGCGCTCGCGCAGTACGAGCGCGCCTTGATTCAGGAGCGCGTCGTCGCGGGCTTGGCCGCCGCACGCAAACGCGGCCGGATCGGCGGCCGGCCGCAGGCGATCACTGGTGAGAAGCTGGACGCCATCGTCGCCGCGCTCGATGGCGGCATGTCTAAGGCGGCGGTGTGCCGCAACTTCAATGTCAAGCGCACTACGTTGATCGAAACATTGACGCGAGCAGGTTGGCGTGGTGCGGGAAGGACGGTCGATGAGCAACAAGAATAA
- a CDS encoding helix-turn-helix domain-containing protein, producing the protein MQKRIIEGVEVQRSSGNVFADLGLPDAEKLKIKTGLVVEIRRAMRALGLTQQAAAKRMGIPQPKVSGMMRGDFTNLSERKLMDCLNRLGYDIEIKVRPAAEPIGHLTLATA; encoded by the coding sequence ATGCAAAAACGAATCATTGAAGGCGTCGAGGTTCAGCGCAGCTCGGGCAACGTCTTTGCCGACCTTGGACTGCCTGACGCTGAAAAGCTCAAGATCAAGACCGGCCTGGTGGTCGAGATCAGGAGGGCCATGCGCGCCCTTGGGCTGACTCAACAAGCGGCGGCCAAACGCATGGGCATCCCGCAACCGAAGGTGTCGGGCATGATGCGCGGCGACTTCACCAATCTATCCGAACGCAAGCTGATGGATTGTCTGAATCGCCTCGGCTACGACATCGAAATCAAGGTACGGCCAGCAGCCGAGCCGATCGGGCATCTAACGCTCGCAACCGCTTAA
- a CDS encoding type II toxin-antitoxin system RelE/ParE family toxin — protein MTNKEKPLEWIASSHKDLMALPSDVRRRFGYALSLAQIGDQDDAAKVLKGFGGAGVLEVVEDDAGGTYRAVYTVKFAEAVFVLHCFQKKSKSGIATPKADMDIIRARLKVAEVLAQELRNAKTNH, from the coding sequence ATGACAAACAAAGAAAAACCGCTCGAATGGATCGCGAGCAGCCACAAGGATTTGATGGCGTTGCCGTCCGACGTGCGTCGCCGTTTCGGTTACGCGCTCTCGTTGGCGCAGATAGGCGATCAGGATGACGCAGCAAAGGTGCTCAAGGGGTTCGGTGGTGCCGGCGTGCTGGAGGTCGTCGAAGACGATGCCGGCGGCACCTATCGAGCGGTATACACGGTCAAGTTTGCGGAAGCGGTGTTCGTCCTGCACTGCTTCCAGAAGAAGAGCAAGAGCGGAATCGCCACGCCAAAGGCCGACATGGACATCATCCGCGCTCGGCTGAAGGTGGCCGAGGTATTGGCACAGGAGCTACGAAATGCAAAAACGAATCATTGA
- a CDS encoding DMT family transporter translates to MSLRTPDLLFTAIAPAIWGSTYIVTTQYLPNFSPMTVAMLRALPAGLLLVMIVRQIPTGIWWMRIFILGALNISLFWSLLFISVYRLPGGVAATVGAVQPLMVVFISAALLGSPIRLMAVLGAICGTAGVALLVLTPNAALDPVGVAAGLAGAVSMAFGTVLTRKWQPPVPLLTFTAWQLAAGGLLLVPVALVFDPPIPMPTGTNVLGLAWLGLIGAGLTYFLWFRGISRLEPTVVSLLGFLSPGTAVLLGWLFLDQTLSALQIIGVLLVIGSIWLGQRSNRTPRARIACRKSP, encoded by the coding sequence ATGTCATTACGCACGCCCGATTTATTGTTCACAGCGATAGCACCTGCCATTTGGGGCAGCACCTACATTGTCACCACCCAATACCTGCCGAACTTCTCACCGATGACGGTCGCGATGCTGCGGGCGTTGCCGGCGGGTTTATTGCTCGTGATGATCGTCCGACAGATTCCAACGGGAATCTGGTGGATGCGCATCTTCATCCTCGGCGCACTTAATATTTCGCTATTCTGGAGCTTGTTGTTTATTTCGGTCTACCGCCTGCCGGGCGGGGTCGCGGCGACGGTAGGCGCTGTGCAGCCGCTGATGGTCGTGTTCATCTCTGCCGCTCTGCTAGGTAGCCCGATACGATTGATGGCGGTCCTGGGGGCTATTTGCGGAACTGCGGGCGTGGCGCTGTTGGTGTTGACACCAAACGCAGCGCTAGATCCTGTCGGCGTCGCAGCGGGCCTGGCGGGGGCGGTTTCCATGGCGTTCGGAACCGTGCTGACCCGCAAGTGGCAACCTCCCGTGCCTCTGCTCACCTTTACCGCCTGGCAACTGGCGGCCGGAGGACTTCTGCTCGTTCCAGTAGCTTTAGTGTTTGATCCGCCAATCCCGATGCCTACAGGAACCAATGTTCTCGGCCTGGCGTGGCTCGGCCTGATCGGAGCGGGTTTAACCTACTTCCTTTGGTTCCGGGGGATCTCGCGACTCGAACCTACAGTTGTTTCCTTACTGGGCTTTCTCAGCCCGGGGACCGCCGTGTTGCTAGGATGGTTGTTCTTGGATCAGACGCTGAGTGCGCTTCAAATCATCGGCGTCCTGCTCGTGATCGGGAGTATCTGGCTGGGCCAACGTTCCAACCGCACTCCTAGGGCGCGTATAGCTTGCCGGAAGTCGCCTTGA
- a CDS encoding aminoglycoside O-phosphotransferase APH(3')-Ia: MSHIQRETSCSRPRLNSNLDADLYGYRWARDNVGQSGATIYRLYGKPNAPELFLKHGKGSVANDVTDEMVRLNWLTAFMPLPTIKHFIRTPDDAWLLTTAIPGKTAFQVLEEYPDSGENIVDALAVFLRRLHSIPVCNCPFNSDRVFRLAQAQSRMNNGLVDASDFDDERNGWPVEQVWKEMHKLLPFSPDSVVTHGDFSLDNLIFDEGKLIGCIDVGRVGIADRYQDLAILWNCLGEFSPSLQKRLFQKYGIDNPDMNKLQFHLMLDEFF, encoded by the coding sequence ATGAGCCATATTCAACGGGAAACGTCTTGCTCGAGGCCGCGATTAAATTCCAACCTGGATGCTGATTTATATGGGTATAGATGGGCTCGCGATAATGTCGGGCAATCAGGTGCGACAATCTATCGATTGTATGGGAAGCCCAATGCGCCAGAGTTGTTTCTGAAACATGGCAAAGGTAGCGTTGCCAATGATGTTACAGATGAGATGGTCAGACTAAACTGGCTGACGGCATTTATGCCTCTTCCGACCATCAAGCATTTTATCCGTACTCCTGATGATGCATGGTTACTCACCACTGCGATCCCCGGGAAAACAGCATTCCAGGTATTAGAAGAATATCCTGATTCAGGTGAAAATATTGTTGATGCGCTGGCAGTGTTCCTGCGCCGGTTGCATTCGATTCCTGTTTGTAATTGTCCTTTTAACAGCGATCGCGTATTTCGTCTCGCTCAGGCGCAATCACGAATGAATAACGGTTTGGTTGATGCTAGTGATTTTGATGACGAGCGTAATGGCTGGCCTGTTGAACAAGTCTGGAAAGAAATGCATAAGCTTTTGCCATTCTCACCGGATTCAGTCGTCACTCATGGTGATTTCTCACTTGATAACCTTATTTTTGACGAGGGGAAATTAATAGGTTGTATTGATGTTGGACGAGTCGGAATCGCAGACCGATACCAGGATCTTGCCATCCTATGGAACTGCCTCGGTGAGTTTTCTCCTTCATTACAGAAACGGCTTTTTCAAAAATATGGTATTGATAATCCTGATATGAATAAATTGCAGTTTCATTTGATGCTCGATGAGTTTTTCTGA